In the genome of Calothrix sp. PCC 6303, the window CTAATGGCGCTGATTTTTAAGTTATTTTCGCTACTTTCTGCCCGCCGAGTTTGCCGCACTGCCGAACGCTTTTGCATATCAGCTTGCCACCACAGCCCGCCAATTGTGGCTGTCATCATCGCCAAAACTGTACCAGCTATGCGGGCTTCCCTGAGACGACGTTGCAGCATGACATTTAGTTGTTCTTGGCTAAGTTTTTGGGCTACTTCAGCGCGGGTTTTTTCAAAGCGAACTTTTTCTAGTTCGGCAACAATACCGTAATTGTTTCTTTGGCGAATTGGTTCCACTAAATAGTCATGTACCAGCTGATAGCGATCGCCATTTTCATCCCGCAGCCTAATTACCAAGCCGCTACCCACTAGAATATCTAAAATTAGTTCCCAAATCGACTCAAAGTTATCATGAGTTCCACCATTTTGGGCAATATTTTTGGTTAAGGCAACGGCTAACTCCACCTTGGTACGTAGAGGACGTGTACCTTTTTCGTCGGTGAGTTCAAATAATAGTTTCCAGCTAATTTGCTCGTTTTCCCGTCCACAATCCTTAATTACTTCCTCTAACCATCGCTCAACTAGCTTCTCGGAACCACCAGATTCGGTATACTCATCTAAAGTGGTGATTTTTTCAGCTTGGAGTTGGGCACCAACAATTTGTAATTCAATGGGGTGAACCTCCTCAACTTCCCCAGCCAAATCCTGCACCAACTGATTGATTAAATCATTGCTGAGTTCATAGTGCGATCGCTCTGTCAAAATATCAATTACACCGATGGCATCGTGAACGGAAAATTTCCCTAAGTAGTAACGGATATCTTTGTCAAGGATATTTTTATTAATAACGCCTAAATCGTAGCTATGTTGGTTGTTTTCGCTGCTAAGACGTTCAAATTCCAACAAATAATGTAAATAATCTTCCCGCAAGGAAAAAATCACCTTGACAAAGGGAATATTCAAGCAATCACTGACAAAGCGATAAAAATCAATCCGCTGTGCTTGATCTTGGATAGCAAAGAAAAATTCTTCTAATTGATCAAATATGAGAATTACAGTGTAATTGTGATCAGCTAAAGCACGTAATTTATCGATTAAAACCGTGGTTGTATACTTCACCGACACTGGCAAATCGGCTTGTGCTAAAGCCTGATTACAACTACGTCCTAAAATCAAAATCCACTCACTATAGGTAGATAATACCAACGTCAGGGCAATGCGATCGCCGATGACTTTATCATTAAGTGCAGGTACCAAACCAGCTTTAAGAATCGAACTTTTCCCAACTCCAGAAGGTCCATGAACAATGGTTAACTTACAATCAGCACGGGAAATCCTTTCAATCAGCCGATTCACATCTTTTGATCTGCCGGAAGCGGCAATTTCTTGTGCCACTTCCTCCGGAATGTAGGGAAACTTTGATGTTCCTCCTAACGGATTCCCTTGATAACGTTGGGTATAACGCAGCGGTTGCAGTTGACTTGCCCCAATAAAAGCCCGAAAACCATATTGATGCTCAATTTGAATCTGTTCTTGCTTCAAATTAAAAGCTTCACCGTAATCATGCCGCTCGAAAAAATAAAGCGATCGCAATTCCTCTACAATCTCTAAATACAGTGATGGTTCATATTGAAGCTCACAAACAACCTTTGCCCATTCCAAATTACTAATTGCCTCTTCCCATTCCCCTAAGTGACGTTGCGCCCTACCTAGCAATAACAGATACCAGCTTTCCTGCTGACGTGATACCCCTGTGGCTGTTTCGGCGATGGAATGGGCAGTACTGGCGAATTCATGTGCCTGTATCCAATTAGATTTGGACTCAGCAACGGTAGTTAAAAATCCATAATCTTGGGCTACCTGAGCTTTTGTTCCATATTTTTCATGAACTTCTAAAGCCTTCTGCGCCATTTCTTCCAAGTCTTCCCAAGCTTGCAAACGTTGCAGCATTTCACATGTAGGAACAATAAACTTAGCTAGCAAATCTGGACGATTGGCAGCTTCTAAAATTCCCAAACAACGTTGAAACCAAAACAATCCCTCTTGCCAGTAGCTACGATTCAAAGCTGGACGCAACTCTGCCATACGTCGGTAACACATTCCCAAATGGAATAAAACCAGCATTTGCCGCAACAGAGGTTTAACTATAGTAGGTTCGGAAACCGTTGCTAAGGAATTCGGAGTTAAAGAAGTGGGGGGATAACTCAGATTCGCCGTTGATAGTGCTTCTAATTCTGCATATTCAAAATTTTGAACAAAATCTTGAATCTGTTTTCCTTCTGTAACCTCACCATTGCCTAATTCTTCTTGGCACAAAGCCAAACTACGTTGATAGTGTGCTAATGCTTCCTCAATATCGTCATTAGCATAAGCATCACGCCCTAAAACAAATTCTAAACTTGCTTCCAAATCCGATTCCAGTTGAACATTATACAGACGGAGTAAATCACTGCGGGCGGCTTCAATTTCACAGCGGTGTTGTGACTTGGGGTCTAATTCCAAAGCCGCATTGGAAATAAAATATTCTGCCCCACTATCTAAAACCTTATTAAATAGAGTTTCTGTTTCCTTGCGAATTAAATCAAGCAAATCATCTTTCGGCATTTCAAATTTAATTGTGGTTGCTGCCCAACTTTTAAAATCAGGTGCTAGC includes:
- a CDS encoding NACHT and WD repeat domain-containing protein, giving the protein MTEWQFTTAIATANQRSLQRLIRAVALSKGQFSLILVRCNYGYLRQQVVDHLRTLTKDINLREVELLPNTTTNLHNTIVSELYLDIPAVKSDSSPSALMVFGLESVIAIEDLLTGLNQGRDIYADTFGFPVVLWLKDEIATLLSRLAPDFKSWAATTIKFEMPKDDLLDLIRKETETLFNKVLDSGAEYFISNAALELDPKSQHRCEIEAARSDLLRLYNVQLESDLEASLEFVLGRDAYANDDIEEALAHYQRSLALCQEELGNGEVTEGKQIQDFVQNFEYAELEALSTANLSYPPTSLTPNSLATVSEPTIVKPLLRQMLVLFHLGMCYRRMAELRPALNRSYWQEGLFWFQRCLGILEAANRPDLLAKFIVPTCEMLQRLQAWEDLEEMAQKALEVHEKYGTKAQVAQDYGFLTTVAESKSNWIQAHEFASTAHSIAETATGVSRQQESWYLLLLGRAQRHLGEWEEAISNLEWAKVVCELQYEPSLYLEIVEELRSLYFFERHDYGEAFNLKQEQIQIEHQYGFRAFIGASQLQPLRYTQRYQGNPLGGTSKFPYIPEEVAQEIAASGRSKDVNRLIERISRADCKLTIVHGPSGVGKSSILKAGLVPALNDKVIGDRIALTLVLSTYSEWILILGRSCNQALAQADLPVSVKYTTTVLIDKLRALADHNYTVILIFDQLEEFFFAIQDQAQRIDFYRFVSDCLNIPFVKVIFSLREDYLHYLLEFERLSSENNQHSYDLGVINKNILDKDIRYYLGKFSVHDAIGVIDILTERSHYELSNDLINQLVQDLAGEVEEVHPIELQIVGAQLQAEKITTLDEYTESGGSEKLVERWLEEVIKDCGRENEQISWKLLFELTDEKGTRPLRTKVELAVALTKNIAQNGGTHDNFESIWELILDILVGSGLVIRLRDENGDRYQLVHDYLVEPIRQRNNYGIVAELEKVRFEKTRAEVAQKLSQEQLNVMLQRRLREARIAGTVLAMMTATIGGLWWQADMQKRSAVRQTRRAESSENNLKISAISAASEALFASNKEFDALVESLRAWRRLKYTNEVQPDTKIRVVAALQQAVYGVKELNRLEGHTDVVWSTVFSPDGQLLASGSNDKTIKIWRQNGELLQTINAHDDAITNLSFSPDSQKLATSSLDRTIKIWQRNPTTGEFETEPTHTLDGHSDGIFSVNYSPDGQMLASSSKDKTVKLWNSDGKLMQILRGHNAWVNYATFNHDGRFVASAGEDKTVKIWRRDGSLVTTLTGHTDGVTYVAFSPDGKTLASASRDQTIKIWRRKSTQNSSFILVRTLKQHQKVIWSLTFNSTGEQLASAGADNMIHIWNSSDGNLEQSFKGHNDAVASIAFSPDDKTLVSSSYDKSIKIWSLEAPKLPVLEGHSDRVLSVSWSPDGKMLASGSRDHSIKLWQRDNSTNVPEAKLYRTLIGHNALVSSVAFDPMGKILASASYDKTIKLWRRDGSLLKTLSGHTDSIMGVSFSPDGQLLISASKDKTIKMWNREGELIKTLTGHQGWVNSVNFSPKGEMFASGSDDKTVKLWRRDGTLVKTFTPHESWVLGVSFSPKDQVIASASWDNTVRLWNWDGKVLKTLLKGYSDSVSAVSFSPNGEIIAAASWDSTVKLWSREGKLIKTLNGHTAPVLSASFSPDGQTLASASDDNTIILWNLDFKDLLKRGCSWANDYLQNNRNVDSRDRTLCEDIGK